Proteins from a single region of Ziziphus jujuba cultivar Dongzao chromosome 1, ASM3175591v1:
- the LOC125419289 gene encoding disease resistance RPP13-like protein 4 isoform X2, whose product MRSITLAGESRTLSKTWRPSPVDLQTKPSTKQGRRQIKQEAIMSQPVDAMLQNLFQLVKNEAQYALDFKVEFDKMESRLDLMIAFMIDTENLKNKNEVAKAAIIKLRGMIYDADNVLTDCIVRDEYKKYRSCFHSYLSDPLFLYKTGKKLKDINTRIEQIEKSLGSFQRDPHHTIHTEDSSHARGFMSQDSYPSETVGLEADLKKIKGWILDTQETLLQIAIVGMGGLGKTTIAQKIFHDNEVLSRFDKIIWVTVSRAFREEHVLKRMLERLGKKVSGFDSSQLLGEFQQVLADKTCLIVMDDVWEMNMEWWTTLCSIFPRRDGKSSCIIITTRNENVANDMGIENSRIHKPDFLNYIDSWSLFSKFAFSSNKGICPNPKFEKIGKDITKKCGGLPLAIKTIGALLAPKIESLASWTQTWESFHDLTTEGRNKSVMASLQLSYDELPSHLKQCLLSFSIYPEDFEVRTEQLIHWWVGEGLIQGKGSKSAIEMGYEYLLQLVKRCLVEAMQQRRYDGRIYNCKIHDMVRELISMNAQEEAFCSFDEKGQQRLTEECRWLGFSNAMQGKPLGNKSKIRALILLVSNIVKHDLKNFGSLTSLRVLDISNSNLKEINAEELFKWISSLKRLANLNLAGVRGLESVPSSIRKLLNLQLLVLTKCVDLKSIHPSITTLRRLILLDSRSCPLENLPRGLGGLSNLQELSGFMVMSQSKGNCCQLIELGELKQMRVLRINLSDDTEVSENELNVLAHLENLKVLGIDAGNCKRNTSEILKKMDRLVPPPALQELYLRNYRHSTLPLWVCPSRLTRLQYLSIENGDLINLAPEVEDDNHHIAWNIEGLCLKFLARLDVNWTDLQNDMPVLRYMEVSHCYKLKGFPCSVKSQSVLEKKSGFWRKN is encoded by the exons ATGAGATCGATCACACTTGCTGGGGAATCACGCAC GCTAAGTAAAACTTGGAGACCAAGTCCAGTAGACTTGCAGACCAAGCCAAGCACCAAGCAAG GTAGAAGACAAATTAAGCAGGAAGCAATCATGTCTCAGCCGGTAGATGCTATGCTCCAAAACCTTTTTCAACTAGTAAAGAACGAGGCACAATACGCATTGGACTTCAAAGTTGAGTTTGATAAAATGGAGTCACGCCTTGATCTTATGATAGCCTTCATGATTGACACTGAGAATCTCAAGAATAAGAATGAAGTTGCCAAGGCAGCTATAATCAAGCTTAGGGGAATGATTTATGATGCTGATAACGTTCTTACTGATTGCATTGTCAGAGATGAATACAAGAAATATCGATCTTGCTTCCATTCATACCTCTCTGATCCATTGTTTTTGTATAAGACAGGAAAGAAATTGAAAGACATCAATACGAGAATTGAGCAGATAGAGAAGAGCTTGGGTAGTTTCCAAAGAGACCCACATCATACCATTCACACTGAAGATTCAAGCCATGCTAGAGGATTCATGTCTCAGGATTCCTACCCATCCGAGACAGTTGGattggaagctgatttgaagaaGATCAAAGGGTGGATTCTTGACACCCAAGAAACACTTTTGCAAATTGCCATTGTGGGGATGGGGGGTTTGGGAAAAACCACCATTGCCCAGAAAATCTTTCATGATAATGAGGTACTAAGTCGGTTTGATAAGATCATATGGGTTACTGTTTCAAGAGCTTTTAGGGAGGAGCATGTTCTAAAGCGCATGTTGGAAAGGTTAGGGAAAAAGGTATCTGGGTTCGATAGTAGCCAATTGCTTGGAGAGTTTCAACAAGTTCTTGCTGATAAGACTTGCCTTATTGTTATGGATGATGTATGGGAAATGAATATGGAATGGTGGACAACCCTGTGCTCCATTTTTCCAAGACGAGATGGTAAAAGCAGCTGCATCATAATTACTACAAGGAATGAAAATGTTGCTAATGATATGGGCATTGAAAACTCGCGGATCCATAAGCCTGATTTTCTAAATTACATCGACAGTTGGTCTTTATTCTCCAAATTTGCATTTTCTTCTAATAAGGGAATTTGTCCAAATCCCAAGTTTGAGAAAATAGGCAAGGATATCACGAAGAAGTGTGGGGGGCTTCCACTAGCAATCAAGACAATAGGAGCTTTATTAGCACCAAAGATTGAATCGCTTGCTAGTTGGACTCAAACTTGGGAAAGTTTTCATGACTTGACAACTGAAGGAAGAAATAAATCGGTTATGGCATCTCTTCAACTGAGTTATGATGAACTCCCATCTCATCTAAAGCAATGCCTATTGTCTTTCTCCATTTACCCTGAAGACTTCGAGGTAAGAACCGAACAACTAATCCATTGGTGGGTTGGTGAGGGTCTTATCCAGGGCAAAGGCTCAAAATCAGCAATTGAAATGGGGTACGAATACCTCTTGCAACTAGTGAAAAGGTGTCTTGTCGAAGCTATGCAACAACGACGCTATGATGGGAGGATCTACAACTGTAAGATACATGATATGGTGCGGGAATTGATCAGCATGAATGCTCAGGAGGAGGCATTTTGTAGCTTTGATGAAAAAGGCCAGCAAAGATTGACAGAGGAATGTCGGTGGTTAGGTTTCAGCAATGCCATGCAAGGAAAGCCACTAGGAAACAAGTCGAAGATCAGAGCATTAATTTTATTGGTGTCAAATATCGTGAAGCATGACTTAAAGAATTTTGGCTCACTGACATCCCTTAGAGTGTTGGATATCTCAAATAGCAACTTGAAAGAGATCAATGCAGAAGAGCTGTTTAAGTGGATTAGTTCCCTCAAACGATTAGCGAATCTGAATCTTGCTGGAGTTCGAGGCTTAGAATCAGTGCCATCTTCAATTAGAAAACTTCTCAATCTTCAGTTATTGGTTTTGACCAAATGCGTCGATCTGAAAAGTATACATCCATCAATTACAACTTTAAGGAGGCTGATATTATTAGACTCGAGGTCTTGTCCACTTGAGAACCTACCCAGGGGATTGGGAGGGTTATCTAATCTTCAAGAACTATCTGGATTCATGGTGATGAGTCAGTCGAAAGGAAACTGCTGCCAACTTATTGAGCTTGGAGAACTTAAACAGATGAGAGTACTTCGAATCAACTTAAGTGATGATACTGAAGTCTCAGAAAACGAGCTGAACGTCCTAGCTCATCTCGAAAACCTCAAGGTTCTAGGTATTGATGCTGGCAATTGTAAGAGGAACACCTCAGAGATCTTGAAGAAGATGGATCGGCTAGTTCCTCCTCCAGCGTTGCAGGAGCTGTATCTTAGGAATTACCGTCACTCAACTCTACCATTGTGGGTTTGTCCCTCCCGGCTTACTAGATTGCAATACCTTTCCATTGAAAATGGAGATCTTATCAACTTAGCCCCAGAGGTTGAGGATGACAATCATCACATTGCTTGGAACATCGAGGGTCTATGCTTGAAGTTCTTGGCTCGATTGGATGTGAACTGGACGGACTTGCAAAATGATATGCCGGTGCTACGCTACATGGAGGTTAGTCATTGCTACAAACTGAAAGGTTTCCCCTGTTCTGTTAAGTCTCAATCAGTTTTAGAGAAAAAATCaggattttggagaaaaaattaG
- the LOC125419289 gene encoding disease resistance RPP13-like protein 4 isoform X1, producing the protein MLQQSCRTLEVNLATFRSMWKRLSKTWRPSPVDLQTKPSTKQGRRQIKQEAIMSQPVDAMLQNLFQLVKNEAQYALDFKVEFDKMESRLDLMIAFMIDTENLKNKNEVAKAAIIKLRGMIYDADNVLTDCIVRDEYKKYRSCFHSYLSDPLFLYKTGKKLKDINTRIEQIEKSLGSFQRDPHHTIHTEDSSHARGFMSQDSYPSETVGLEADLKKIKGWILDTQETLLQIAIVGMGGLGKTTIAQKIFHDNEVLSRFDKIIWVTVSRAFREEHVLKRMLERLGKKVSGFDSSQLLGEFQQVLADKTCLIVMDDVWEMNMEWWTTLCSIFPRRDGKSSCIIITTRNENVANDMGIENSRIHKPDFLNYIDSWSLFSKFAFSSNKGICPNPKFEKIGKDITKKCGGLPLAIKTIGALLAPKIESLASWTQTWESFHDLTTEGRNKSVMASLQLSYDELPSHLKQCLLSFSIYPEDFEVRTEQLIHWWVGEGLIQGKGSKSAIEMGYEYLLQLVKRCLVEAMQQRRYDGRIYNCKIHDMVRELISMNAQEEAFCSFDEKGQQRLTEECRWLGFSNAMQGKPLGNKSKIRALILLVSNIVKHDLKNFGSLTSLRVLDISNSNLKEINAEELFKWISSLKRLANLNLAGVRGLESVPSSIRKLLNLQLLVLTKCVDLKSIHPSITTLRRLILLDSRSCPLENLPRGLGGLSNLQELSGFMVMSQSKGNCCQLIELGELKQMRVLRINLSDDTEVSENELNVLAHLENLKVLGIDAGNCKRNTSEILKKMDRLVPPPALQELYLRNYRHSTLPLWVCPSRLTRLQYLSIENGDLINLAPEVEDDNHHIAWNIEGLCLKFLARLDVNWTDLQNDMPVLRYMEVSHCYKLKGFPCSVKSQSVLEKKSGFWRKN; encoded by the exons ATGTTACAACAAAGTTGTCGGACCTTGGAGGTTAACCTAGCTACGTTCCGCAGCATGTGGAAGCG GCTAAGTAAAACTTGGAGACCAAGTCCAGTAGACTTGCAGACCAAGCCAAGCACCAAGCAAG GTAGAAGACAAATTAAGCAGGAAGCAATCATGTCTCAGCCGGTAGATGCTATGCTCCAAAACCTTTTTCAACTAGTAAAGAACGAGGCACAATACGCATTGGACTTCAAAGTTGAGTTTGATAAAATGGAGTCACGCCTTGATCTTATGATAGCCTTCATGATTGACACTGAGAATCTCAAGAATAAGAATGAAGTTGCCAAGGCAGCTATAATCAAGCTTAGGGGAATGATTTATGATGCTGATAACGTTCTTACTGATTGCATTGTCAGAGATGAATACAAGAAATATCGATCTTGCTTCCATTCATACCTCTCTGATCCATTGTTTTTGTATAAGACAGGAAAGAAATTGAAAGACATCAATACGAGAATTGAGCAGATAGAGAAGAGCTTGGGTAGTTTCCAAAGAGACCCACATCATACCATTCACACTGAAGATTCAAGCCATGCTAGAGGATTCATGTCTCAGGATTCCTACCCATCCGAGACAGTTGGattggaagctgatttgaagaaGATCAAAGGGTGGATTCTTGACACCCAAGAAACACTTTTGCAAATTGCCATTGTGGGGATGGGGGGTTTGGGAAAAACCACCATTGCCCAGAAAATCTTTCATGATAATGAGGTACTAAGTCGGTTTGATAAGATCATATGGGTTACTGTTTCAAGAGCTTTTAGGGAGGAGCATGTTCTAAAGCGCATGTTGGAAAGGTTAGGGAAAAAGGTATCTGGGTTCGATAGTAGCCAATTGCTTGGAGAGTTTCAACAAGTTCTTGCTGATAAGACTTGCCTTATTGTTATGGATGATGTATGGGAAATGAATATGGAATGGTGGACAACCCTGTGCTCCATTTTTCCAAGACGAGATGGTAAAAGCAGCTGCATCATAATTACTACAAGGAATGAAAATGTTGCTAATGATATGGGCATTGAAAACTCGCGGATCCATAAGCCTGATTTTCTAAATTACATCGACAGTTGGTCTTTATTCTCCAAATTTGCATTTTCTTCTAATAAGGGAATTTGTCCAAATCCCAAGTTTGAGAAAATAGGCAAGGATATCACGAAGAAGTGTGGGGGGCTTCCACTAGCAATCAAGACAATAGGAGCTTTATTAGCACCAAAGATTGAATCGCTTGCTAGTTGGACTCAAACTTGGGAAAGTTTTCATGACTTGACAACTGAAGGAAGAAATAAATCGGTTATGGCATCTCTTCAACTGAGTTATGATGAACTCCCATCTCATCTAAAGCAATGCCTATTGTCTTTCTCCATTTACCCTGAAGACTTCGAGGTAAGAACCGAACAACTAATCCATTGGTGGGTTGGTGAGGGTCTTATCCAGGGCAAAGGCTCAAAATCAGCAATTGAAATGGGGTACGAATACCTCTTGCAACTAGTGAAAAGGTGTCTTGTCGAAGCTATGCAACAACGACGCTATGATGGGAGGATCTACAACTGTAAGATACATGATATGGTGCGGGAATTGATCAGCATGAATGCTCAGGAGGAGGCATTTTGTAGCTTTGATGAAAAAGGCCAGCAAAGATTGACAGAGGAATGTCGGTGGTTAGGTTTCAGCAATGCCATGCAAGGAAAGCCACTAGGAAACAAGTCGAAGATCAGAGCATTAATTTTATTGGTGTCAAATATCGTGAAGCATGACTTAAAGAATTTTGGCTCACTGACATCCCTTAGAGTGTTGGATATCTCAAATAGCAACTTGAAAGAGATCAATGCAGAAGAGCTGTTTAAGTGGATTAGTTCCCTCAAACGATTAGCGAATCTGAATCTTGCTGGAGTTCGAGGCTTAGAATCAGTGCCATCTTCAATTAGAAAACTTCTCAATCTTCAGTTATTGGTTTTGACCAAATGCGTCGATCTGAAAAGTATACATCCATCAATTACAACTTTAAGGAGGCTGATATTATTAGACTCGAGGTCTTGTCCACTTGAGAACCTACCCAGGGGATTGGGAGGGTTATCTAATCTTCAAGAACTATCTGGATTCATGGTGATGAGTCAGTCGAAAGGAAACTGCTGCCAACTTATTGAGCTTGGAGAACTTAAACAGATGAGAGTACTTCGAATCAACTTAAGTGATGATACTGAAGTCTCAGAAAACGAGCTGAACGTCCTAGCTCATCTCGAAAACCTCAAGGTTCTAGGTATTGATGCTGGCAATTGTAAGAGGAACACCTCAGAGATCTTGAAGAAGATGGATCGGCTAGTTCCTCCTCCAGCGTTGCAGGAGCTGTATCTTAGGAATTACCGTCACTCAACTCTACCATTGTGGGTTTGTCCCTCCCGGCTTACTAGATTGCAATACCTTTCCATTGAAAATGGAGATCTTATCAACTTAGCCCCAGAGGTTGAGGATGACAATCATCACATTGCTTGGAACATCGAGGGTCTATGCTTGAAGTTCTTGGCTCGATTGGATGTGAACTGGACGGACTTGCAAAATGATATGCCGGTGCTACGCTACATGGAGGTTAGTCATTGCTACAAACTGAAAGGTTTCCCCTGTTCTGTTAAGTCTCAATCAGTTTTAGAGAAAAAATCaggattttggagaaaaaattaG
- the LOC125419289 gene encoding disease resistance RPP13-like protein 4 isoform X3, with translation MSQPVDAMLQNLFQLVKNEAQYALDFKVEFDKMESRLDLMIAFMIDTENLKNKNEVAKAAIIKLRGMIYDADNVLTDCIVRDEYKKYRSCFHSYLSDPLFLYKTGKKLKDINTRIEQIEKSLGSFQRDPHHTIHTEDSSHARGFMSQDSYPSETVGLEADLKKIKGWILDTQETLLQIAIVGMGGLGKTTIAQKIFHDNEVLSRFDKIIWVTVSRAFREEHVLKRMLERLGKKVSGFDSSQLLGEFQQVLADKTCLIVMDDVWEMNMEWWTTLCSIFPRRDGKSSCIIITTRNENVANDMGIENSRIHKPDFLNYIDSWSLFSKFAFSSNKGICPNPKFEKIGKDITKKCGGLPLAIKTIGALLAPKIESLASWTQTWESFHDLTTEGRNKSVMASLQLSYDELPSHLKQCLLSFSIYPEDFEVRTEQLIHWWVGEGLIQGKGSKSAIEMGYEYLLQLVKRCLVEAMQQRRYDGRIYNCKIHDMVRELISMNAQEEAFCSFDEKGQQRLTEECRWLGFSNAMQGKPLGNKSKIRALILLVSNIVKHDLKNFGSLTSLRVLDISNSNLKEINAEELFKWISSLKRLANLNLAGVRGLESVPSSIRKLLNLQLLVLTKCVDLKSIHPSITTLRRLILLDSRSCPLENLPRGLGGLSNLQELSGFMVMSQSKGNCCQLIELGELKQMRVLRINLSDDTEVSENELNVLAHLENLKVLGIDAGNCKRNTSEILKKMDRLVPPPALQELYLRNYRHSTLPLWVCPSRLTRLQYLSIENGDLINLAPEVEDDNHHIAWNIEGLCLKFLARLDVNWTDLQNDMPVLRYMEVSHCYKLKGFPCSVKSQSVLEKKSGFWRKN, from the coding sequence ATGTCTCAGCCGGTAGATGCTATGCTCCAAAACCTTTTTCAACTAGTAAAGAACGAGGCACAATACGCATTGGACTTCAAAGTTGAGTTTGATAAAATGGAGTCACGCCTTGATCTTATGATAGCCTTCATGATTGACACTGAGAATCTCAAGAATAAGAATGAAGTTGCCAAGGCAGCTATAATCAAGCTTAGGGGAATGATTTATGATGCTGATAACGTTCTTACTGATTGCATTGTCAGAGATGAATACAAGAAATATCGATCTTGCTTCCATTCATACCTCTCTGATCCATTGTTTTTGTATAAGACAGGAAAGAAATTGAAAGACATCAATACGAGAATTGAGCAGATAGAGAAGAGCTTGGGTAGTTTCCAAAGAGACCCACATCATACCATTCACACTGAAGATTCAAGCCATGCTAGAGGATTCATGTCTCAGGATTCCTACCCATCCGAGACAGTTGGattggaagctgatttgaagaaGATCAAAGGGTGGATTCTTGACACCCAAGAAACACTTTTGCAAATTGCCATTGTGGGGATGGGGGGTTTGGGAAAAACCACCATTGCCCAGAAAATCTTTCATGATAATGAGGTACTAAGTCGGTTTGATAAGATCATATGGGTTACTGTTTCAAGAGCTTTTAGGGAGGAGCATGTTCTAAAGCGCATGTTGGAAAGGTTAGGGAAAAAGGTATCTGGGTTCGATAGTAGCCAATTGCTTGGAGAGTTTCAACAAGTTCTTGCTGATAAGACTTGCCTTATTGTTATGGATGATGTATGGGAAATGAATATGGAATGGTGGACAACCCTGTGCTCCATTTTTCCAAGACGAGATGGTAAAAGCAGCTGCATCATAATTACTACAAGGAATGAAAATGTTGCTAATGATATGGGCATTGAAAACTCGCGGATCCATAAGCCTGATTTTCTAAATTACATCGACAGTTGGTCTTTATTCTCCAAATTTGCATTTTCTTCTAATAAGGGAATTTGTCCAAATCCCAAGTTTGAGAAAATAGGCAAGGATATCACGAAGAAGTGTGGGGGGCTTCCACTAGCAATCAAGACAATAGGAGCTTTATTAGCACCAAAGATTGAATCGCTTGCTAGTTGGACTCAAACTTGGGAAAGTTTTCATGACTTGACAACTGAAGGAAGAAATAAATCGGTTATGGCATCTCTTCAACTGAGTTATGATGAACTCCCATCTCATCTAAAGCAATGCCTATTGTCTTTCTCCATTTACCCTGAAGACTTCGAGGTAAGAACCGAACAACTAATCCATTGGTGGGTTGGTGAGGGTCTTATCCAGGGCAAAGGCTCAAAATCAGCAATTGAAATGGGGTACGAATACCTCTTGCAACTAGTGAAAAGGTGTCTTGTCGAAGCTATGCAACAACGACGCTATGATGGGAGGATCTACAACTGTAAGATACATGATATGGTGCGGGAATTGATCAGCATGAATGCTCAGGAGGAGGCATTTTGTAGCTTTGATGAAAAAGGCCAGCAAAGATTGACAGAGGAATGTCGGTGGTTAGGTTTCAGCAATGCCATGCAAGGAAAGCCACTAGGAAACAAGTCGAAGATCAGAGCATTAATTTTATTGGTGTCAAATATCGTGAAGCATGACTTAAAGAATTTTGGCTCACTGACATCCCTTAGAGTGTTGGATATCTCAAATAGCAACTTGAAAGAGATCAATGCAGAAGAGCTGTTTAAGTGGATTAGTTCCCTCAAACGATTAGCGAATCTGAATCTTGCTGGAGTTCGAGGCTTAGAATCAGTGCCATCTTCAATTAGAAAACTTCTCAATCTTCAGTTATTGGTTTTGACCAAATGCGTCGATCTGAAAAGTATACATCCATCAATTACAACTTTAAGGAGGCTGATATTATTAGACTCGAGGTCTTGTCCACTTGAGAACCTACCCAGGGGATTGGGAGGGTTATCTAATCTTCAAGAACTATCTGGATTCATGGTGATGAGTCAGTCGAAAGGAAACTGCTGCCAACTTATTGAGCTTGGAGAACTTAAACAGATGAGAGTACTTCGAATCAACTTAAGTGATGATACTGAAGTCTCAGAAAACGAGCTGAACGTCCTAGCTCATCTCGAAAACCTCAAGGTTCTAGGTATTGATGCTGGCAATTGTAAGAGGAACACCTCAGAGATCTTGAAGAAGATGGATCGGCTAGTTCCTCCTCCAGCGTTGCAGGAGCTGTATCTTAGGAATTACCGTCACTCAACTCTACCATTGTGGGTTTGTCCCTCCCGGCTTACTAGATTGCAATACCTTTCCATTGAAAATGGAGATCTTATCAACTTAGCCCCAGAGGTTGAGGATGACAATCATCACATTGCTTGGAACATCGAGGGTCTATGCTTGAAGTTCTTGGCTCGATTGGATGTGAACTGGACGGACTTGCAAAATGATATGCCGGTGCTACGCTACATGGAGGTTAGTCATTGCTACAAACTGAAAGGTTTCCCCTGTTCTGTTAAGTCTCAATCAGTTTTAGAGAAAAAATCaggattttggagaaaaaattaG